One Anolis carolinensis isolate JA03-04 chromosome 5, rAnoCar3.1.pri, whole genome shotgun sequence DNA segment encodes these proteins:
- the LOC107983694 gene encoding killer cell lectin-like receptor 3 isoform X1 yields the protein MAPEKPSPSQTKPPKAPAPKLELKAKKQGAKGGGGAKKGAASKGRASKGSIAEGAPAKEGAAAKGRAPAKGRAPAKKRASKGSTSEGGPAKEAADKKVTGTAKKKNLPRIIRNRSVAFFQSALVLHAAVILCFLLFAATISAIALYAMERGKTNSLRAGAKKITKFMRAHEPRLRTLLDSEVLEETLKYAETLASWRTKIIELDEAITDITRKITKDWEVFGGSLFLFHMGAQTYVQAIHTCSTRDSSLATIDTPAEEEFIESHVKGKHVDYWIGLHKQRIDWIWLEDTPVRQMFWSPGAPINKGLAGGDTENCVFVDKHCTLNKQCWRDSLCTSLKRAICRIRPNEKWMY from the exons ATGGCACCCGAAAAACCTTCACCATCTCAAACAAAACCTCCCAAAGCACCAGCCCCAAAATTGGAACTGAAGGCTAAGA AGCAAGGTgctaaaggaggaggaggagctaaAAAAGGAGCGGCATCTAAAGGAAGAGCATCTAAAGGAAGTATAGCTGAAGGAGCACCAGCTAAAGAAGGAGCAGCAGCTAAAGGAAGAGCACCAGCTAAAGGAAGAGCACCAGCTAAAAAAAGAGCATCTAAAGGAAGTACATCTGAAGGAGGACCAGCTAAAGAAGCAGCAGATAAAAAGGTTACTGGCACGGCCAAGAAGAAGA ACTTGCCAAGGATAATCCGGAACCGCAGTGTTGCTTTCTTTCAGTCCGCCCTTGTCTTGCATGCTGCTGTCATACTGTGCTTCCTTCtctttgctgccaccatttcTGCCATTGCCCTGT ATGCAATGGAACGTGGCAAAACAAACAGCCTACGTGCCGGAgccaaaaaaattacaaaatttaTGCGAGCACATGAACCAAGACTCCGAACGCTGTTGG ATTCTGAAGTACTTGAGGAAACCCTGAAGTATGCAGAAACATTGGCATCCTGGAGAACAAAGATTATTGAACTGGATGAAGCTATCA CCGATATTACCAGAAAGATTACCAAAGACTGGGAAGTGTTTGGTGGCAGCCTCTTTCTGTTTCACATGGGTGCACAAACGTATGTGCAAGCAATACACACGTGTTCGACCAGAGATTCCTCCTTGGCTACCATTGACACTCCAGCGGAAGAG GAGTTTATAGAATCCCATGTCAAGGGCAAACATGTTGACTATTGGATTGGACTTCATAAGCAGCGAATAGATTGGATATGGCTTGAAGATACTCCTGTGAGACAAAT GTTCTGGAGCCCTGGTGCACCAATAAATAAGGGCTTAGCAGGAGGAGATACTGAAAACTGTGTTTTTGTtgataaacactgcacattgaaCAAGCAATGTTGGAGGGATAGCCTATGCACTTCCCTAAAGAGAGCCATTTGTCGGATAAGACCCAACGAAAAGTGGATGTACTGA
- the LOC107983694 gene encoding tetranectin isoform X2, producing MAPEKPSPSQTKPPKAPAPKLELKAKNLPRIIRNRSVAFFQSALVLHAAVILCFLLFAATISAIALYAMERGKTNSLRAGAKKITKFMRAHEPRLRTLLDSEVLEETLKYAETLASWRTKIIELDEAITDITRKITKDWEVFGGSLFLFHMGAQTYVQAIHTCSTRDSSLATIDTPAEEEFIESHVKGKHVDYWIGLHKQRIDWIWLEDTPVRQMFWSPGAPINKGLAGGDTENCVFVDKHCTLNKQCWRDSLCTSLKRAICRIRPNEKWMY from the exons ATGGCACCCGAAAAACCTTCACCATCTCAAACAAAACCTCCCAAAGCACCAGCCCCAAAATTGGAACTGAAGGCTAAGA ACTTGCCAAGGATAATCCGGAACCGCAGTGTTGCTTTCTTTCAGTCCGCCCTTGTCTTGCATGCTGCTGTCATACTGTGCTTCCTTCtctttgctgccaccatttcTGCCATTGCCCTGT ATGCAATGGAACGTGGCAAAACAAACAGCCTACGTGCCGGAgccaaaaaaattacaaaatttaTGCGAGCACATGAACCAAGACTCCGAACGCTGTTGG ATTCTGAAGTACTTGAGGAAACCCTGAAGTATGCAGAAACATTGGCATCCTGGAGAACAAAGATTATTGAACTGGATGAAGCTATCA CCGATATTACCAGAAAGATTACCAAAGACTGGGAAGTGTTTGGTGGCAGCCTCTTTCTGTTTCACATGGGTGCACAAACGTATGTGCAAGCAATACACACGTGTTCGACCAGAGATTCCTCCTTGGCTACCATTGACACTCCAGCGGAAGAG GAGTTTATAGAATCCCATGTCAAGGGCAAACATGTTGACTATTGGATTGGACTTCATAAGCAGCGAATAGATTGGATATGGCTTGAAGATACTCCTGTGAGACAAAT GTTCTGGAGCCCTGGTGCACCAATAAATAAGGGCTTAGCAGGAGGAGATACTGAAAACTGTGTTTTTGTtgataaacactgcacattgaaCAAGCAATGTTGGAGGGATAGCCTATGCACTTCCCTAAAGAGAGCCATTTGTCGGATAAGACCCAACGAAAAGTGGATGTACTGA